From the genome of Bordetella sp. H567, one region includes:
- a CDS encoding ABC transporter ATP-binding protein: MMNASSGARDAATPVLDVAGLRTHFFTRAGVVKAVDGVDLRLAQGEILGLVGESGSGKSITGFSLIGLIDEPGRIVDGSIRFDGQELRGAPPARMRALRGNDIAMIFQDPMMTLNPVLRVDTQMIEAIQAHRKMDKAAARKRARDVLAMVGIPAPDERLRAYPHQLSGGMRQRVAIAIALLNAPRVIIADEPTTALDVTIQGQILYEVQKLCRETGTALLWITHDLAVVSGLADRIAVMYAGRVVETGTTAEVIGRPLHPYTHGLMMSIPTPETRGRDLASIPGMTPSLLKLPQGCAFRTRCPRATEACLREPDSVEWRPAHWVRCWHAGEPEAR; encoded by the coding sequence ATGATGAACGCCTCCTCCGGCGCGCGCGACGCGGCCACGCCGGTGCTGGACGTGGCTGGGCTGCGCACGCACTTCTTCACGCGCGCCGGCGTGGTAAAGGCGGTGGACGGCGTGGACCTGCGGCTGGCGCAGGGCGAGATCCTGGGCCTGGTCGGCGAATCCGGTTCGGGCAAGAGTATTACGGGGTTTTCGCTGATCGGCCTGATCGATGAGCCCGGCCGTATCGTCGACGGCTCCATCCGTTTCGACGGCCAGGAACTCCGCGGGGCGCCGCCGGCGCGGATGCGTGCACTGCGCGGCAACGACATCGCGATGATCTTCCAGGATCCGATGATGACGCTGAACCCGGTGCTGCGCGTCGATACGCAGATGATCGAGGCCATCCAGGCGCATCGCAAAATGGACAAGGCGGCGGCTCGCAAGCGGGCGCGCGACGTGTTGGCGATGGTGGGCATCCCGGCGCCGGACGAGCGGCTGCGCGCATATCCGCACCAGCTCTCCGGCGGCATGCGGCAGCGTGTGGCCATCGCCATCGCCTTGCTGAACGCGCCGCGCGTGATCATCGCCGATGAGCCCACCACCGCGCTGGACGTGACCATCCAGGGGCAGATCCTCTATGAAGTGCAGAAACTGTGCCGCGAAACCGGCACGGCGCTGCTGTGGATCACGCACGACCTGGCGGTGGTGTCCGGCTTGGCCGACCGCATCGCGGTGATGTACGCCGGCCGTGTCGTCGAAACCGGCACGACGGCCGAGGTCATCGGGCGTCCATTGCATCCCTATACCCATGGCCTGATGATGTCGATTCCCACGCCGGAAACGCGCGGCCGCGACCTGGCTTCGATACCCGGCATGACGCCGTCGTTGTTGAAGCTGCCGCAAGGCTGCGCGTTCCGCACGCGTTGCCCGCGCGCTACCGAGGCCTGCCTGCGCGAGCCTGATTCCGTCGAATGGCGGCCGGCGCATTGGGTGCGCTGCTGGCATGCCGGCGAACCGGAGGCGCGATGA
- a CDS encoding ABC transporter permease has product MLATIIRRLLQTVVVMLVMSALVFGGIYLVGDPVSMMASPDATDIERAAIRQSLGLDQPLWHQYLIFIGKAIHGDFGNSFLTGEPAMRLILDRMPATMELAVVAMLFSLLIGIPLGIRAGLKPNAAGSRAIMTGSVLGFSLPNFWVGLMLIMIFAVTLGWLPASGRGPTVSLGGLRLSVLTPGGWANLILPAATIALAKCATIIRITRAATREALPMDYIKFARAKGLSESRVLRVHLLKNILIPIVTVAGLEFGQVVAFAVVTESVFSWPGMGKLLIDSIINLDRPVVVAYLLLIVFFLVMLNLVVDIIYTVLDPRVRLDGRR; this is encoded by the coding sequence TTGCTGGCGACCATTATTCGCAGACTGCTGCAGACCGTCGTCGTCATGCTCGTCATGTCGGCGCTGGTCTTCGGCGGCATTTACCTCGTGGGCGATCCGGTATCCATGATGGCGAGTCCGGACGCCACCGATATCGAACGCGCCGCCATCCGGCAATCGCTCGGGCTGGACCAGCCTTTGTGGCACCAGTACCTGATCTTCATCGGCAAGGCGATCCACGGCGATTTCGGCAACAGCTTCCTGACCGGCGAACCGGCCATGCGGCTGATCCTGGACCGCATGCCGGCGACCATGGAGCTTGCCGTGGTGGCGATGCTGTTCTCGCTGCTGATCGGTATTCCCTTGGGCATCCGCGCGGGACTCAAGCCCAACGCCGCCGGATCGCGCGCCATCATGACCGGATCGGTGCTGGGCTTTTCCCTGCCCAATTTCTGGGTGGGACTGATGCTCATCATGATTTTCGCGGTGACCTTGGGATGGCTGCCCGCAAGCGGGCGCGGGCCGACGGTGTCGCTCGGCGGCTTGCGCCTGAGCGTGCTGACGCCCGGAGGCTGGGCCAACCTCATCCTGCCGGCCGCCACCATCGCGCTGGCCAAGTGTGCGACCATCATCCGCATCACGCGCGCGGCCACGCGGGAAGCGCTGCCCATGGACTACATCAAGTTCGCGCGCGCCAAGGGACTTTCGGAATCGCGCGTCCTGCGCGTGCATCTGCTGAAGAACATCCTGATTCCCATCGTGACGGTGGCGGGACTGGAATTCGGCCAGGTGGTCGCCTTTGCGGTGGTGACGGAATCCGTGTTTTCATGGCCGGGCATGGGCAAGCTGCTGATCGATTCCATCATCAACCTGGACCGCCCGGTGGTGGTCGCGTATTTGCTACTTATCGTGTTTTTCCTGGTCATGCTGAACCTGGTGGTGGACATCATCTACACCGTTCTGGACCCCCGCGTACGATTGGACGGACGACGATGA
- a CDS encoding ABC transporter substrate-binding protein — protein sequence MSSWFTRAITGGFTAMAIAFGAHGSAVARDLVIGLKTEPSSLDPQYHSLTPNTQISLTIFDPLVAADDQLKPRPALAESWTVDGNVWTFKLRPNVKFSDGTPFTADDVVFTFDRVPKVPNSPSPFTLYLKDVAKTEAVDPLTVRITTKGPSPLLLPNLGQLAILSKKAASGPAPEGKTSTEMNAGDGLIGTGPYKFVSWRRGAELVLARNDNYWGKKPVWDKVIYKPMTNAASRVAALLAGDVDMIEDPPTDDLPKLKADKNLYIQQTPSVRVMYVAMDQFTESSPGITDADGKPLAKNPLKDKRVREALSLAIDRQAIEDRVMGGVAKPAGNLLPYPMFGASKTYAEAPKADVNKAKKLLVDAGYPKGFNITLGAPSGRYINDSKVAQAIASMWSRIGVKTNVEASAPPVFFKNRDSYKYSAYLAGWSVTSGEMSNALGSLAVTSDPAKGLGTTNRGRYSNPEMDKLYMEAATTMDDGKRAELLSKAADLLMADYGILPIHFELSVWAMKKDIRYPGRSDQMTEAQDVTLKQ from the coding sequence ATGTCTAGCTGGTTTACCCGGGCGATCACAGGCGGTTTCACCGCGATGGCGATCGCCTTTGGCGCGCACGGCAGCGCCGTCGCCAGGGACCTGGTGATCGGTCTGAAGACCGAGCCCAGCTCGCTCGACCCCCAATATCATTCCCTGACCCCCAATACGCAGATCTCGTTGACCATTTTCGATCCGCTGGTGGCCGCGGACGATCAGCTCAAGCCGCGGCCCGCGCTGGCGGAGTCCTGGACCGTCGATGGCAATGTGTGGACGTTCAAGCTGCGGCCCAACGTGAAATTCTCCGACGGTACGCCATTCACGGCGGACGACGTGGTGTTCACGTTTGACCGCGTGCCCAAGGTGCCCAACAGCCCGTCTCCCTTCACGCTTTACCTGAAGGACGTGGCCAAGACGGAAGCCGTCGACCCGCTCACCGTGCGCATCACCACCAAGGGCCCCTCGCCGCTGCTGCTGCCCAACCTCGGCCAGCTCGCCATCCTGTCGAAGAAGGCCGCGTCCGGTCCGGCGCCGGAAGGCAAGACGTCCACCGAGATGAACGCCGGCGACGGCCTGATCGGCACCGGTCCCTACAAGTTCGTGTCCTGGCGTCGCGGCGCCGAACTGGTGCTGGCCCGCAACGACAATTACTGGGGCAAGAAGCCGGTGTGGGACAAGGTGATCTACAAGCCCATGACCAACGCCGCCAGCCGCGTGGCGGCCCTGCTGGCCGGCGACGTCGACATGATCGAGGATCCCCCCACCGACGACCTGCCCAAGCTGAAGGCCGACAAGAACCTGTACATCCAGCAAACGCCCTCGGTGCGCGTCATGTACGTGGCCATGGACCAGTTCACCGAGTCCAGCCCGGGCATCACCGACGCCGACGGCAAGCCACTGGCCAAGAATCCGCTGAAGGACAAGCGCGTGCGCGAAGCCCTGTCGCTGGCCATCGACCGCCAGGCCATCGAGGATCGCGTGATGGGCGGCGTCGCCAAGCCGGCGGGCAACCTGTTGCCCTATCCGATGTTCGGTGCATCGAAGACCTATGCCGAGGCCCCCAAGGCCGACGTGAACAAAGCCAAGAAGCTGCTGGTCGACGCCGGCTATCCCAAGGGCTTCAATATCACGCTGGGTGCGCCTTCGGGCCGCTACATCAACGACTCCAAGGTGGCGCAGGCAATCGCGTCGATGTGGAGCCGCATCGGCGTGAAGACGAACGTGGAAGCGTCGGCGCCGCCGGTGTTCTTCAAGAACCGCGATTCGTACAAGTACAGCGCCTACCTGGCGGGCTGGTCGGTGACCAGCGGCGAAATGTCCAACGCCCTGGGCTCGCTGGCGGTGACGTCGGATCCGGCCAAGGGCCTGGGCACGACCAACCGCGGCCGCTATTCCAATCCGGAAATGGATAAGCTGTACATGGAAGCGGCGACCACCATGGACGACGGCAAGCGCGCCGAGCTGCTGTCCAAGGCGGCCGACCTTTTGATGGCGGACTACGGCATCCTGCCTATCCATTTCGAATTGTCCGTGTGGGCCATGAAGAAGGACATCCGATATCCGGGCCGTTCCGATCAGATGACCGAAGCACAGGACGTGACGCTGAAGCAGTAA
- a CDS encoding FUSC family protein, producing MRPAWIVSFSIADANFSDGLRAACASTAMLVAGYLLHDTPLFAWAAIGAFWTCLADAPASRAHRLASMAGFSLLSAILGGVTAFASGWGTLPALGVIMVFSLAAGLSSIYSASVYQVAILVATACVVMADHPLYGAIDGVPFLATYFIGCAFATGLSFTVWRIHPLAPARRAAGLVYSSLSELARDNGRLLRAVDVDRAQWAAHASELRSLTRRTIEGARKALCLVPMSRRGDGGGYADLCMAASHAERIFDYLIAVAHAAEYAVTDRRTRRRAARALTAMAEVLGRIGHALEHGPAPYPKPMRERLAGLSTHVRGLVQRPLVFDAADIDMPWPATAEESPLKTVRQVLQAAIVVLRENMTPSSAGLRHAARLAVVVGMAFVAVRALKLPFGYWATMATLLVLQPSVGSTWPRSLDRAVGSIIGAVIAAALGVVVHTPLALSLVVFPLICLTMALRKVGYILYVIFLTPTFVLVTDLASPANELLYSATRLGNNILGVVLALLGTYLLWPKRDADYLPDALADAVAANLQYLRLSLYAGKVSHAECEAARRAAGLASNRLEQTYKLARLEQLKLISQDRQTAEIAALLRGIAGAASQARLLPGDALPDGEFVSWVDLTVDAVLLARSRGTDHAASAGLVERLPAPSVEGRTALESVVATQLTQLSALLTKRFSAIGTPSKSSRAPA from the coding sequence ATGCGACCGGCCTGGATCGTTTCGTTTTCGATCGCGGATGCGAATTTCTCCGACGGCCTGCGGGCGGCCTGCGCGTCCACGGCCATGCTGGTGGCGGGATATCTGCTGCACGATACACCGCTGTTCGCGTGGGCCGCGATCGGCGCCTTCTGGACCTGCTTGGCCGACGCGCCTGCATCCCGCGCGCACCGGCTGGCATCGATGGCCGGCTTTTCGCTCCTGTCGGCCATCCTGGGCGGCGTTACGGCCTTCGCATCCGGATGGGGGACGTTGCCGGCGCTTGGCGTCATCATGGTTTTTTCGTTGGCCGCCGGCCTTTCGTCGATTTATTCGGCGTCCGTCTACCAAGTCGCCATTCTGGTCGCCACGGCCTGCGTCGTGATGGCTGATCATCCCTTATATGGCGCCATCGATGGCGTGCCGTTCCTGGCGACGTACTTCATCGGCTGCGCCTTTGCGACGGGACTCAGTTTCACGGTGTGGCGGATTCATCCCCTGGCACCCGCGCGGCGTGCCGCGGGACTGGTGTATTCAAGTTTGTCGGAACTCGCGCGCGACAACGGCCGGCTGCTACGCGCGGTGGACGTGGATCGCGCGCAATGGGCCGCGCATGCCTCCGAGCTGCGTTCGCTGACACGGAGGACCATAGAGGGCGCGCGCAAGGCGCTTTGCCTGGTGCCGATGTCCAGGCGCGGCGACGGCGGTGGTTACGCGGACCTTTGCATGGCTGCGTCACACGCCGAGCGCATTTTCGATTACCTCATCGCCGTGGCACATGCCGCCGAGTACGCCGTCACCGACCGGCGCACGCGCCGAAGAGCCGCGCGCGCACTGACCGCGATGGCCGAGGTATTGGGGCGCATCGGGCACGCGTTGGAACACGGGCCGGCGCCTTATCCGAAGCCGATGCGTGAGCGGCTCGCGGGACTCTCCACACACGTGCGCGGGCTCGTGCAGCGGCCGCTCGTTTTCGACGCGGCGGATATCGATATGCCTTGGCCGGCCACGGCGGAGGAGTCGCCGTTGAAGACGGTCCGGCAGGTTCTCCAGGCCGCGATCGTTGTACTGCGTGAAAACATGACGCCGTCGTCCGCGGGGCTGCGGCATGCCGCTCGCCTGGCTGTCGTGGTGGGCATGGCCTTCGTGGCGGTGCGGGCGCTGAAGCTGCCCTTCGGCTATTGGGCCACCATGGCAACACTGTTGGTGTTGCAACCTTCGGTCGGCAGTACCTGGCCGCGCAGCCTGGACAGGGCGGTAGGCTCCATCATCGGTGCCGTCATCGCCGCGGCGCTCGGCGTCGTGGTGCATACGCCGCTTGCATTGTCGCTGGTCGTGTTTCCGCTGATATGCCTGACGATGGCATTGCGCAAGGTCGGCTATATCCTGTATGTGATTTTCCTGACCCCGACGTTTGTACTGGTCACGGACTTGGCGTCCCCCGCCAATGAATTGCTCTACTCCGCGACTCGCTTGGGCAACAACATACTGGGCGTGGTGCTGGCCCTGTTGGGGACTTATCTGCTTTGGCCCAAGCGCGATGCGGACTATCTGCCGGATGCCTTAGCCGACGCGGTGGCGGCCAATCTGCAATATCTGAGGCTTTCCCTTTACGCGGGCAAGGTTTCCCACGCCGAATGCGAGGCCGCACGCCGCGCTGCCGGTCTGGCGAGCAACCGGCTGGAGCAGACGTACAAGCTGGCAAGGCTGGAGCAGCTCAAGCTGATCAGCCAGGACCGGCAGACGGCCGAAATCGCGGCGCTGCTGCGCGGCATCGCGGGCGCGGCAAGCCAGGCTCGCCTGCTGCCAGGCGATGCCCTGCCGGACGGCGAATTCGTGTCATGGGTGGACTTAACCGTGGACGCCGTCTTGCTTGCGCGAAGCAGAGGTACTGACCATGCCGCTTCGGCTGGCCTGGTAGAACGGCTGCCGGCGCCTTCAGTGGAAGGGCGGACGGCGCTGGAGTCGGTCGTGGCCACGCAGTTGACGCAGTTGTCGGCGCTGTTGACCAAGCGCTTTTCCGCGATCGGCACGCCATCGAAATCCTCTCGCGCGCCTGCGTGA
- a CDS encoding MFS transporter — MHTGEAAITALNEPGRSPERPAWQAVFSMSLGVFGLVTAEFLPASLLTPMAADLKVTEGVAGQAVTATAAVALITSLLIATATRRIDRRHVLLAFSMLLIASNLLVAFAPSLPALLLGRVLLGIAIGGFWTMSAATAMRLVPEHMIPRALSIMFSGVSAATIVAAPVGSYLGGLIGWRNVFLLATALGVLALLWQLATLPRMAPSGHTRLGTLLDVLKRPGIGWGMFAVILVFTGHFAFFTYLRPFLETVTGVGVNALSAILLGFGVANFIGTSAAGFMLERNLRLTLALMPLLMGTLGLGLAASGSAPYADSAMVALWGFAFGTVPVGWSTWITRNVPDEAESAGGLIVAAVQLAIALGAAAGGAVFDLSGALGVFTGSGLTLLIATVLVLLGLRPRRAAVPA; from the coding sequence ATGCATACAGGCGAAGCAGCCATCACCGCCCTCAATGAACCAGGCCGTTCGCCGGAACGGCCGGCCTGGCAGGCGGTGTTTTCGATGTCCTTAGGCGTATTCGGGCTGGTGACGGCGGAATTCCTGCCCGCCAGCCTGCTCACACCCATGGCCGCGGACTTGAAGGTGACCGAAGGCGTGGCCGGCCAAGCCGTCACCGCGACCGCCGCCGTCGCGTTGATCACCAGTCTCTTGATCGCGACCGCCACGCGGCGCATCGACCGGCGGCATGTGTTGCTGGCGTTCTCCATGCTGCTGATCGCCTCCAATCTGCTGGTTGCCTTCGCGCCCAGCCTGCCGGCATTGCTGCTGGGTCGTGTCCTGCTCGGCATCGCCATCGGCGGGTTCTGGACGATGTCCGCGGCTACCGCCATGCGGCTCGTGCCGGAGCACATGATTCCGCGCGCGCTGTCCATCATGTTCAGCGGCGTATCGGCGGCCACGATCGTCGCGGCGCCGGTCGGCAGCTACCTGGGCGGTCTCATCGGCTGGCGCAACGTATTCCTGCTGGCGACCGCGCTGGGCGTGCTTGCCTTGCTCTGGCAGCTGGCGACACTGCCGCGCATGGCGCCCAGCGGCCATACCCGGCTGGGCACCCTGCTGGATGTATTGAAGCGCCCGGGTATCGGCTGGGGAATGTTCGCCGTCATTCTCGTGTTCACCGGGCACTTTGCCTTCTTCACGTACTTGCGGCCCTTCCTGGAGACCGTCACCGGCGTCGGGGTAAACGCGCTGTCTGCCATCCTGCTGGGCTTTGGCGTCGCCAACTTCATCGGCACGTCCGCGGCGGGCTTCATGCTGGAACGCAACCTGCGCCTGACCCTGGCACTGATGCCCCTGTTGATGGGCACCCTGGGCCTGGGGCTGGCCGCATCAGGCAGCGCACCTTACGCGGATTCAGCCATGGTGGCCTTGTGGGGCTTCGCGTTCGGCACGGTGCCGGTGGGATGGTCCACCTGGATCACACGCAACGTGCCGGACGAAGCCGAAAGCGCGGGCGGGCTTATCGTGGCGGCCGTCCAGCTCGCGATCGCGCTTGGGGCCGCGGCAGGCGGCGCGGTCTTCGACCTGAGCGGCGCGCTCGGAGTCTTTACGGGCAGCGGGCTGACCTTGCTGATCGCAACCGTGCTGGTCCTATTGGGACTGCGGCCGCGGCGTGCCGCCGTTCCGGCCTAG
- a CDS encoding AraC family transcriptional regulator, whose translation MFDQKSATSEDGAEARRSGDLVSELLLGMRLYGVQYRRMQFTPPFGIAFTAAAGRAQFHFIARGPVFLRTASGNLHRLETGDAVLLPHGRAHELLSEPALGARDIATFDTLRLCETVCAVVAASDACDRSRDALIFSGCMEFDLGGMHPLVAWMPEVMRVDTLLARYPEILPMLEAMARESREERAGYAAILARLADVVSAFIVRGWAECGCGDATGWVQALRDPRLGRAIVAMHRDPGRDWTVAELAAQMGSSRSVFAERFLAVTGMTPLRYLTELRMRLAAQWIRDGRTSIEGAAYELGYGSQAAFSRAFKRVVGYTPAAARGAGQAGAH comes from the coding sequence ATGTTTGATCAAAAATCCGCCACCTCCGAAGACGGCGCCGAGGCACGCAGGTCGGGTGACCTGGTCAGCGAGCTTTTGCTGGGCATGCGCCTGTACGGTGTCCAGTACCGCCGCATGCAGTTCACACCGCCCTTCGGTATTGCGTTCACCGCCGCGGCCGGCCGCGCGCAGTTCCATTTCATTGCGCGCGGCCCAGTCTTCCTGCGCACGGCAAGCGGCAACCTGCATCGCCTGGAGACCGGGGACGCGGTGCTGCTGCCGCACGGCCGCGCGCATGAGCTGCTGTCCGAGCCGGCGCTGGGTGCGCGTGACATCGCCACCTTCGATACGCTGCGGCTGTGTGAAACGGTCTGCGCCGTCGTGGCTGCCAGCGATGCCTGCGACCGCTCGCGCGACGCGCTTATCTTCAGCGGCTGCATGGAGTTCGACCTGGGCGGCATGCACCCGCTGGTGGCCTGGATGCCGGAGGTCATGCGGGTCGACACGCTGCTGGCGCGGTATCCGGAAATCCTGCCCATGCTGGAAGCGATGGCGCGCGAGTCGCGCGAGGAACGCGCCGGCTATGCCGCAATCCTTGCGCGGCTGGCGGACGTGGTGTCGGCCTTCATCGTGCGCGGTTGGGCGGAGTGCGGCTGCGGCGATGCCACCGGCTGGGTGCAAGCCCTGCGCGATCCGCGCCTGGGCCGGGCCATCGTGGCGATGCATCGCGATCCCGGCCGCGACTGGACCGTCGCCGAGCTGGCGGCGCAGATGGGGAGCTCCCGGTCCGTATTCGCGGAGCGCTTCCTGGCCGTGACGGGCATGACGCCGCTGCGTTACCTGACCGAGCTACGCATGCGGCTGGCGGCACAGTGGATACGCGATGGCCGTACGTCGATCGAAGGCGCGGCGTATGAACTCGGATATGGGTCCCAGGCCGCGTTCAGCCGGGCATTCAAGCGGGTCGTGGGATACACGCCGGCCGCGGCGCGCGGTGCCGGTCAAGCGGGTGCCCATTAA
- the mnmE gene encoding tRNA uridine-5-carboxymethylaminomethyl(34) synthesis GTPase MnmE codes for MSPIASVPIAAIATAPGRGGVGIVRVSGASLSILVRRLFQGELIARHAHLLPFQTAEGEVLDEGIALFFPGPHSYTGEDVLELQGHGGPAVLRRVLQLCLDAGREMGLRIAEPGEFTQRAFLNGRIDLAQAEAVADLIEATSEAAARGAMASLSGVFSRQVNALADRIVHLRMLVEATLDFPEEEIDFLEKYQARPTLEALSTDLRRIIAQTRQGVILREGLHVVLAGRPNVGKSSLLNALAGDEIAIVTPIAGTTRDKVVQEIHLDGIPLHIVDTAGLRETDDPVEQIGIARTWQEIERADVILHLQDATAEGEEALDAGIAARLPPGTPVMKVVNKIDLVAADDARVADNKARIAARNADATAPDNAVLHISARTGTGLDALRKALLDIAGWNPGAESPWLARERHLRALQQAEEHLAIAATHAAQDDRVLDLFAEELRLAHESLSSITGEFTSDDLLGEIFSRFCIGK; via the coding sequence ATGTCCCCCATAGCATCCGTGCCCATCGCGGCGATCGCCACAGCGCCCGGGCGGGGCGGCGTGGGTATCGTGCGCGTTTCCGGTGCGTCCCTGTCCATACTGGTGCGTCGTCTTTTCCAGGGCGAGCTGATCGCCCGGCATGCGCACCTGCTGCCCTTCCAGACCGCCGAAGGCGAGGTGCTGGACGAAGGCATCGCGCTGTTCTTTCCGGGGCCGCATTCCTATACGGGCGAAGACGTGCTCGAACTTCAGGGACACGGCGGCCCGGCCGTGCTGCGGCGCGTGCTGCAGCTGTGCCTGGATGCGGGGCGCGAGATGGGCCTGCGGATCGCCGAACCGGGCGAATTCACGCAGCGCGCGTTTCTGAACGGGCGCATCGACCTGGCGCAGGCCGAAGCCGTCGCCGACTTGATCGAGGCGACGTCGGAGGCGGCGGCGCGCGGGGCGATGGCTTCGCTGTCGGGCGTCTTCTCCCGCCAGGTCAACGCGCTGGCGGACCGCATCGTGCACCTGCGCATGCTGGTGGAGGCCACCCTGGATTTCCCGGAAGAGGAGATCGATTTCCTGGAAAAGTACCAGGCCAGGCCGACGCTGGAAGCGCTGTCCACGGACCTGCGCCGCATCATCGCGCAGACACGCCAGGGTGTGATCCTGCGCGAGGGCCTGCACGTGGTGCTGGCCGGCCGGCCCAACGTGGGGAAATCCAGTCTATTGAATGCCCTGGCGGGCGACGAAATCGCCATCGTCACCCCCATCGCCGGCACCACGCGCGACAAAGTGGTGCAGGAAATCCATCTGGACGGTATCCCGCTTCACATCGTGGACACGGCGGGCTTGCGAGAAACCGATGACCCGGTAGAGCAGATCGGCATCGCGCGCACCTGGCAGGAAATTGAAAGGGCCGACGTTATTTTGCATCTGCAGGATGCCACGGCGGAGGGCGAAGAAGCCCTGGACGCCGGCATCGCCGCGCGGCTGCCGCCCGGCACGCCGGTGATGAAGGTCGTGAACAAGATCGACCTGGTCGCCGCGGACGATGCGCGTGTCGCCGACAACAAGGCGCGTATCGCGGCGCGGAACGCCGATGCCACGGCGCCGGACAACGCCGTACTCCATATCTCCGCGCGCACCGGCACGGGCCTGGACGCCCTGCGCAAGGCGCTGCTGGACATTGCCGGCTGGAACCCTGGCGCGGAATCGCCTTGGCTGGCCCGCGAACGCCACCTGCGCGCCCTGCAGCAAGCCGAGGAACACCTGGCCATCGCGGCGACGCACGCCGCGCAGGACGATCGTGTATTGGACCTGTTCGCGGAAGAGCTGCGGCTTGCGCATGAAAGCCTGTCCTCGATCACCGGTGAATTCACCAGCGACGATTTGCTGGGAGAAATTTTTTCCCGCTTCTGTATTGGAAAGTGA
- a CDS encoding ABC transporter permease has translation MTTSTSNPGAAAPAVPALKEAGPWRRFLEDFFASKLATLGLVVLVLLILAVVLAPWIAPQNPYDIGNLDIMDAKLPPFSKNGAGDMMYWLGTDGQARDMLSAILYGLRTSMMVGCISVFFAFVIGATVGLVAAYFGGRIDALLMRIADIQLSFPSILVALILLSILGTGVDKVIIALIVVQWAYFARTARGAALVERSKEYVEAARCMSLGSWRILRRHLLPNCMPPLIVVATIDLAHAIALEATLSFLGVGVPVTEPSLGMLISNGFEFLMSGRYWISFFPGVALAIAIIAINLVGDHLRDVLNPRNAT, from the coding sequence ATGACGACGAGCACTTCCAACCCAGGCGCGGCCGCGCCCGCCGTACCCGCCCTCAAGGAAGCGGGCCCGTGGCGCCGCTTCCTGGAGGACTTCTTCGCGAGCAAGCTGGCCACCCTGGGCCTGGTAGTCCTGGTGCTGCTGATCCTCGCGGTGGTGCTGGCGCCCTGGATCGCACCGCAGAATCCCTACGACATCGGCAACCTGGACATCATGGACGCCAAGCTGCCGCCGTTCAGCAAGAACGGCGCGGGCGACATGATGTACTGGCTGGGCACCGACGGCCAGGCGCGCGACATGCTTTCGGCCATCCTGTACGGCCTGCGCACCAGCATGATGGTGGGCTGTATTTCGGTGTTCTTCGCTTTCGTGATCGGCGCCACGGTCGGCCTGGTGGCGGCGTATTTCGGCGGACGCATCGATGCACTGCTGATGCGCATCGCCGATATCCAGCTGTCATTCCCGTCCATCCTGGTGGCGTTGATCCTGCTGTCCATCCTGGGAACGGGCGTGGACAAGGTCATCATCGCGTTGATCGTCGTGCAGTGGGCCTATTTCGCCCGCACGGCGCGCGGCGCGGCGCTGGTGGAGCGAAGCAAGGAATACGTCGAGGCCGCGCGCTGCATGTCGCTGGGCTCGTGGCGCATCCTGCGGCGCCATCTGCTGCCTAACTGCATGCCGCCGCTGATTGTCGTCGCCACCATCGACCTGGCTCATGCCATCGCGCTGGAGGCCACCTTGTCTTTCCTGGGAGTCGGCGTGCCGGTTACCGAGCCGTCGCTGGGCATGCTGATTTCCAACGGCTTTGAATTCCTGATGTCCGGACGCTACTGGATATCGTTCTTTCCCGGCGTGGCCCTGGCCATCGCGATCATCGCCATCAATCTGGTCGGCGACCATCTGCGCGACGTGCTGAATCCGCGCAACGCGACATAA